Proteins encoded by one window of Nicotiana tabacum cultivar K326 chromosome 10, ASM71507v2, whole genome shotgun sequence:
- the LOC107825301 gene encoding zinc finger protein ZAT5, whose protein sequence is MILENKEYTMEFVQMQENVDHHMNMVIKRRRTKRPRPPSPLALTIATSSCSTVEGASGGGGSGGELDGHVANSSSLSNCGIDQFAKNSEEEDMANCLILLAQGHNQKSQSSSLDVFPCKTCNRCFSSFQALGGHRASHKKPKSTTLEEIKNSKPIEQVATCLKLNEDHVTTLSLQIPSNNNNSNNNNNNSSGKNKTRVHECSICGAEFTSGQALGGHMRRHRPLPNSITIAASSTSNEESHDQTKNTRNFLSLDLNLPAPEDDHREITKFSFGSKEQVIVFSASPLVDCHY, encoded by the coding sequence ATGATACTAGAAAACAAAGAGTATACTATGGAATTTGTTCAAATGCAAGAAAATGTTGATCATCATATGAATATGGTGATCAAAAGAAGGCGGACTAAGCGACCTAGACCGCCTTCTCCTCTTGCTTTAACGATTGCTACTAGCTCGTGTAGCACAGTGGAAGGCGCTAGcggtggtggtggtagtggtggtgaATTGGACGGACACGTGGCAAACTCGTCATCGCTTTCCAATTGTGGGATTGATCAATTTGCCAAAAATTCGGAAGAAGAAGATATGGCCAATTGTTTGATTCTTTTAGCACAAGGTCATAACCAAAAGTCACAATCCTCTTCATTGGATGTTTTTCCATGCAAAACATGCAACCGTTGCTTCTCTTCATTTCAAGCACTTGGTGGTCATAGAGCAAGTCATAaaaaaccaaaatcaacaaccCTAGAAGAGATCAAGAATTCAAAGCCAATTGAACAAGTTGCCACTTGTTTGAAATTGAACGAGGATCATGTCACAACTTTATCACTTCAAATCccgagtaacaacaacaacagcaacaacaataacaacaacagtaGCGGCAAGAACAAGACTAGGGTACACGAATGTTCGATATGTGGAGCAGAATTCACTTCAGGACAAGCATTAGGTGGTCATATGAGAAGACATAGGCCATTGCCAAATAGTATTACAATTGCAGCAAGTAGTACAAGCAATGAAGAATCTCATGATCAAACAAAAAACACAAGGAATTTCTTGTCATTGGATCTTAACCTACCGGCGCCGGAAGACGATCACCGTGAAATTACGAAATTCTCCTTTGGTTCAAAAGAACAAGTCATCGTCTTCTCAGCTTCTCCTTTAGTTGACTGCCATTACTAA